In one Pseudoliparis swirei isolate HS2019 ecotype Mariana Trench chromosome 23, NWPU_hadal_v1, whole genome shotgun sequence genomic region, the following are encoded:
- the galr2b gene encoding galanin receptor 2b, translated as MSDFEDYSWPGGPANVSESYQLNPTSVIVSVVFSLIFLLGTIGNSLVLAVLLRSGQVGYNTTNLFILNLSVADFFFIIFCVPFQATIYSLEGWVFGSFMCKVVHFLINLTMYASSFTLAAVSVDRYLAIRYPLRSRELRTPCNAVVAMVIIWGLSLVFAGPYLSYYDLVDYADSTVCIPGWDEQNRKVLDTCTFLVGYVIPVLIVSLSYTRTIKYLWTAVDPLDGMSESKRAKRKVTKMIIIVTVLFCICWLPYHVVILCYLYGDFPFNRTTYAFRLLSHCMAYANSCVNPIVYALVSKHFRKGFKKVFSCVLSKNGRNKVHVVHVANAAPGFEAASTEVSQMHEENVRQNACEMIDRRIGEPRDATVTLNSPFQRQT; from the exons ATGTCTGACTTTGAGGACTACAGCTGGCCGGGCGGGCCGGCGAATGTCTCTGAAAGCTACCAGCTGAACCCGACCAGCGTGATCGTGTCGGTGGTCTTCTCCCTCATCTTCCTGCTGGGCACCATCGGCAACAGCCTGGTGCTCGCCGTGCTCCTGCGCAGCGGGCAGGTGGGGTACAACACCACCAATCTGTTCATACTCAACCTGAGCGTGGccgacttcttcttcatcatcttctgcGTTCCTTTCCAAGCCACCATCTACTCCCTGGAGGGCTGGGTGTTCGGCTCCTTCATGTGCAAAGTGGTCCACTTCCTCATCAACCTCACCATGTACGCCAGCAGCTTCACACTCGCTGCCGTCTCCGTGGACAG GTATTTGGCCATCCGCTACCCGCTGCGCTCCAGAGAGCTGCGGACTCCGTGCAACGCCGTGGTCGCCATGGTGATCATCTggggcctctctctggtcttcgCCGGCCCCTACCTCAGCTACTACGACCTGGTCGACTACGCCGACAGCACCGTGTGCATCCCCGGCTGGGATGAGCAGAACCGCAAGGTGCTGGACACGTGCACCTTCCTGGTCGGCTACGTCATCCCCGTGCTCATCGTGAGCCTCTCCTACACCCGCACCATCAAGTACCTGTGGACCGCCGTCGACCCTCTGGACGGCATGTCGGAGTCCAAGAGGGCCAAGCGCAAAGTCACCAAGATGATCATCATCGTCACGGTGCTCTTCTGCATCTGCTGGCTGCCGTACCACGTGGTGATCCTGTGCTACCTGTACGGCGACTTCCCGTTCAACCGGACCACGTACGCCTTCCGGCTGCTCTCGCACTGCATGGCCTACGCCAACTCCTGCGTCAACCCCATCGTGTACGCGCTGGTGTCCAAGCACTTCCGCAAAGGCTTCAAGAAGGTGTTCAGCTGCGTCCTCAGTAAAAACGGGAGGAACAAAGTGCACGTGGTCCACGTGGCCAACGCGGCGCCCGGGTTCGAAGCCGCGTCCACGGAGGTGTCGCAGATGCACGAGGAGAACGTGCGACAGAACGCCTGCGAGATGATCGACCGGCGGATCGGAGAGCCGAGGGACGCCACGGTGACGCTGAACTCGCCCTTTCAGCGGCAGACTTGA